The nucleotide window GGGAGGTCTGATCACAGGACTGATCTATGGCATACGGGCTGCATGGTAAGTGGATCGTCAAGATAAACCCCcgaaaaaataatactgatGAATGGCAGCTGTTCTTCTTTGTGTTCGGAACATACCCTTTTGACTCCGATGTAGAAGATATGGTAGTGGTCGAGCAGATGATTGACCTCCTGGGTGAGTTACCCCAGGAATGGCAACCTACCTGGGACCGTATGCGCGCGGAAGCTGGCGATATGATGGATTTCCAAGGTAAGATCTTACAACCACTACTTAATAATGCACCTCTTCATCAGCATGCTGATCTCCAAATAATAGGTGACGAGGTCTTCACCCTGGAGGACCGCTTCGATAAGGAAGTGGCCGAGCCAGAGCTCGCTCCTCTTATCCCGATCATCCGAGCAATGCTGGAGTTTCGGCCTTCGGAGCGCATTACAGCTCCGCAAGCCCTTGGTCTTTTAGGAAGTCAGGGACAGTGAACGAAGTCATGAATTTGAGTTAGCTAGGCAATTTAGCATTTGCTgcagagaagagaatatatatacgTTTTGGTAGTTTATACAATGATTGGTAGTAATCAAGAAGAGCATCCATCTGCTAATAGCACCCATCTGCAGTTCTAAGAATTAGGTGGCTCTCTCAGCAAGATGAACTTTCACCACCGTCCCATCAATAGGCTTCGCGGTGACCTGCATAGTCTAGAAATTCCAAAAAAGTAAGCCACCCTTCTATCAACTTGAAGGAGAAAatcaagggaagaaaactTACATTAAACAATTCCGTCTCCACCTCATACTGCCCCTTAGCAGCATCCAAGATAGGCGCCCCAGTCGCATCCCGCGCAAGAGCGCCCACCCCCACCTTCTCGAAATCAAAGCGCCGAACCGTACACGCCAGGATTACCCGGGCCTCCAGGTTGGCTAGCTCTTGACCAATACAGTTGCGCGGGCCGCGCTCGAACGGTCTCCACGCGCTGGCGGGAACATGGGCGCTTGCGACCgaaccatctccatccccctgATTCTCCGCGCTATCCGGGATCAGTCCTAGACCGGTATCTGTGTTTCCCAGCCACCGCTCTGGAATAAATTCATCTTTTGTCGGTCCGTACACTTTCTCCTCACGATGGACGAGTGTCGCGTTGAGGTAGATGACCACTCCGTCTAGGCAGAGCGTCTTTCCGTCTGGTAATTGCACGTTGAAGCCTGAGCCCGAGGGCATGTATCTCGCTGATCCGGATGGAGGGTACAGTCGCAGGATTTCCTTGATCACAGCGGAAGTATAGGACATTCGCTTCAGGAgttcttctccgcccggGGCAAGGAGCTTCTCTTGCACGGCTGCGGGGGATGGATCTGGGCCGAAGAGGTCGTCGAGTTCGCGGCGAACTTTATCCAGCACGCGTGGGGTGCGACTGAGGATATAGAAGGTCCACTGCAATACGACACTGGTGGTATCGTGACCGGCGAAAAGGAAGCTTTTGAGCTGGTCGCATGTTTCCTGGATGACTTGGGTATTTAGTTGGTCGATGTCCTGTAAACTCAGGGAGAGAACACTCCGGGAGCGCTTCTCCGTCGACTTGGACTTGAGCTCAGCAAACTTCAGTTTGATGTGTTCGGCTATCAGCTGATCAATGCGTCGAGACAGAGTTCGACGCCGCCAGTTAAGGCGGGGTTCCAACCAGTCCCATTGCACGCTGCTGCCTCTACGGTATGTGGTCGTTAGCTCACGGTAGAGACGAACGAGCTCATCCTGTTTGCTGCGGTCGATCTGGGCATGGAAGTCTTTGTCCATAGTTACTGCGCCTGGGGGATAGTTAGATCGAAGAGCGTGCAACGTAAGAGTAAGTGTGTGGCCTACCGATAATATCAAAGGTAAGACTGACGCATCGCTCGTCGAGAGAGAATTCCTCTCCACTACGAGCGTACCCGTCAAGAATATCAGTGAATTGAATCGCCTTGTCCAAGATACATGGCAGCAAGGTAATGAGGTGCTGAGGCGCAAATCCGGGGTTGAACCGCTTGCGTAGACCCTTCCAGTGCTCTCCCTGGTGACATAGGTTATCTTAAAAAAAATGGTATACAAATCAAGAATACGAGTGAAGGCTTACCTGCTGCGTAATGATGGAGTGCGGTCCCAACAAAGGCTCCAGCGCACCCATGGTGGGCGATTTCTTCATACTATACGGAAAGCTTTTAGAGCTCCGGGCAATTTGTTCTGCGACCTCATGGTTCCCGACCACACACAGCCGAAACTGTACAGGACGGAGATCATAGAGAACGAGAGGAGGATTCCCCAGATGTTCCTGGATTTCTTGAAACACGATGTCTGATTGACAGTGATATCGGTCAACTATACCCATCCTATTTTcaagaggacgacgaggacttTGATTCTTTCATACCGATGTGCCTTCTCTCCTCACCTCGGGCAATAAACTCGTGGAGCGCTTTCATGTGGCCCCagatgagggagggagggagttgCGGCCAGTCGGCATACTTCTGGAAGCGGGAGTAGCGGATCCGGCTTATGAAGTAAGAAACCCCTAGAGGCAGGAGGATTAGGAGGATAGTTTGGACGAACATGATGGTTGCTTCATGCTAGTCCACCGACAGGCGTGTTTTCAGGCTGTCTAGATCGACATGAGATGAAAATGGAAGTCAGATGGGGAAATAAATGGGGTTCGGGAACGAGAaatttttcttgcttctgttAAGAGTTCCACTTGCCCATGGGGTTTGTTCCCGTGCCCGAGTTTAGTTGGTGGATGAACAATCATTCCGATAAGCTTATCGCTTCTAACTAGTTTTCTACTAGTGTTCCACCATTACTACCCTGGATTACAACCTGGCTTCATACAGAACACGTTTATTGGGCTTATGTGAGTAACCTCAACAAATATGATTGGAAGGATCGTCTTGAGCAGGTGAGCATGATTCCGCTCAGTTGCATCGGGATTTAAATCTTGCATGAGGCCGCTGCAACCGCCCGCCACGTGGTCGTGTTCAATTGACTGGGAATAAAAGCAACATTGGTAAGATGCATTCGGCATAACCTGGGATATAATCATAATAGGTAGAAAAGGTCCATGCAAGTAGATGGATTGAAAGATGCGGGGGTGTGTAACTATTCATATACAACATCATCTTACATTCCGGCCCAAGACCTGAACTATGTAACTAGTACTTGGCTTTGGGCCTCATACTCAGTATTGAATACCTTTTGGCAAAACAAAATATAGAAGGACCTTCCATCAAAAAGCAACAGTAAGCCAGCCGGTAGTTGATTCAAAGGCTTCGAGTAACAATAAATTTGTGGGAAACTTTATTTATGGGTTATTGTATTGTGTTCCCAATTGAGCCAATCTGACCCAAAGGTCACCAGTTTTTCTTGTATTTAGATTATGCAGTGCCTCTAGTGTTTATAATACCATGTAATCAATACCTTTCAGTAACTTTCGTTATATCATCATGTCTCATGCTGACCATGACTCAAAGTGAAACTAAAACGGTTTGTCTCAAACCAACAGAGACGATACCAGTGCTTCTTGCCTTGAAGCAACAACTTGTAATTATGAGGACTCACTATGAATTTTGACTGATAGAAAGGCAAGATTCCACCTTCGATATTATCTACCCAGACCTGAATGAACCCCGGTGATGTCAAGTGCGGATTGCAGCAGAGCAGCACTTCGGCAGAATACTATTAACTTGATCAGAACATACTATGTCTGCTGACAGACGGTGTATATTTACCGGACTTTCATTGCATCTGAGTGAGAAAGCGAAACCTTCTAGATATGTCTTCACATTGAATATTGCACAAGGATCGCCTACCACCACAGATGTTCCAACGTTTCCAACTCTCAACCAGCCAACTGCCCCATTCCAAATTATGAACCTACCACCGAAGGTAAGGATATGTGAGATATCCGTCTCTGAGGACTATCGTGAAATCGAAAGAAGCAAGTCAAAGCCTTCCCGGAGTCGCTCTCTATCCTGCCGCCCGAGTTCTCCATTGCCTGCATTCTCGATCAAACGTGTTGCCTTTTCCAGTTTCGCCGGAAATACCTTTGCAACCAGTGCCTGCACAATGTCCTTTCGAGCCGCGGGATTGTCGATGGCAAGCAGGATCGACGCGAAGATATGTGTTTTATTCACAAATCTCGCATCGCCGACCTTATTGAGAAGTCCCTGCATCTTGCGATTATATAGCAGCCGGTACCATCTCAACCGCTCTGCCGAATCCTCTTGAGTATCCAGAGACTTTCCATGCTCTACTGGGTCCATATCCCTCATGATCCATTTAGGGAATGTAGCATAGCCCAGGAACCGTGGCATGGTATGCACCTCATCCCAGTCAATAATTCCACTCACATTACACTGTTCATCGACACGGATGTTCGTGGAGCCAAACTGTGGCACTGCAAGCACGAATGTCTCATCCGTTTCGTCTTTCTGGCTCGTCGACAACGGCATACATCTGATCATCATTTCCAGCATTATAAGACAGCCAACGTCGAAtggaccttcttcttcttctgccccAGAGGGTGATTTCAGAAGACGCTCACGCAGAAAGTCTACAGTGGACTCGTAAGGACCATACTCCGCATACTGCACATCAGTCCCTGATCCCTTCCGCGAATGGTAGCATGGAAGCACCCGAAGATCGCCATGCACATCCGGTCCCAACGTACCAATTCCGTCGAAGCAAAATCTGTGCAGCTTTGCCATAGTCTCTGCGACACTGTCCAGTATGCGCAGTCGCTTTTGGTCCAATGACAGTGCCCCTGAGTCGTCAAACCAGGCATCCGAGACCAATGTTCCTGGGACGAAACTCTCAACGATGTACGGTGTGTCCAAGACATTTTCTGATGAGACATCGAAATCGTACACTTCTGGCATGGGGAAATGGGCTCGCTTTTGGATAAATTGCATCATTTCCACCTTCGCAATCAAGGCACTTTTGGCAGTCTCGGTGCAGTGCCCTGGACGGCAGCTGATGGGTAGGCGGATGATATAACGCACCTGGTCGTCAAATTCGACCACATGAATGACATTATGGCTGCCTTCATGACAAAAGAGCACACTTGCAGTTGTAAATGTGTCGATAGTTTGCTTTCGGCGGACCTCAACGGCAAGAGTAGTGAGTGCGTCACGGCTAATTGTGAGAAGGTCATTGAATTGCTCTTTCACCGGCGCTGAATGTGGCATTTTGGTGCCTGTACCACTTGTATCACGTATTGGGAACGCCATGGTCGTTTTCTCGATGGGGATTAAGAGGAAAAATTAGAATGAACCCAGAATCTGAGATCGGTTTTGGATACGTGGAGCCGAGCGTAGCGAAAACTAACACTCTTGACTGTAAGTAAAAGGTGAAAACCATTCACGAGGCCTTCACGAGGCCTTCACAATGCACAGCGAATACATTCCTCATATTCACTGAACTCCTTATCACGGATTAACATAGAACCACTACGCATAATAGAGTAATCCAggctcttccccttccatgAAAAGGCTCAACACAAGCTATTTTCACTCTCCCTGACATTCAATCAACTAGACCCCACTTGTCTGAACCCAGATACGGCCAATTTACAGGCATATTCAACTTATTGTTCGATACTATTTAGGTGGTCTCTCGAGAGAGCAACAGTGAGCAAGATAATCATTAAGAATACCGTCCTTTACATGACTTGATTGGTGATTGCTCGCAGAAGCTCCACCTGGTTGTGTCCCCATGTCCCCTACGGCCCAGATTGACTACCCTACCTTgtgacgaagaagcagatTAAGATAGCATGCTGCATATCGAAATAGTAATCACATGATCGCCGGTTACACCCCCAATGTACTCGTCCCTCTTGTTCATACACTTCGCCTCGCAAGCTTCTCTATGAAACCGCAGGACTCTCAACCTCATCAACCAATACAAGTGACTATAAAGCTGCTTCAGCAGTGGCACTGAAACTGTGAACACTTCCCCGTGCTTCGAATACTACCCGATTCTCCTCCAAACTGTTACCACTACAGATGGGTATGGCGTTCCCATCGGATGGCGTTCCCcagccacctccaccagGACTAGTATTCATGTCAGCCAAGCGTAAAACGAAGAAAAGGTGAGCTCCACTACTTACGTGTGAATAATAATTCGCTCTCCAGGCTGCACTTTGAGCTCCATCTTCCCACCAATGTTGATCGTTCGCTCAGTCCCATCCAGCTCTTTCTTCACGTACAGGTTCAATCCCGCCTGGCCAGCCTCACCACCTGCCAGTCCATATGGGCGATAGACGCGACGTTCGCTCAGCATAGAGGCCGACAAGGGAATGCGGAACTCCAGTTCTCGAATCACACCGTCTCCACCGCGGTAAAGTCCCCTGCCACCAGACCCCTTGCGGATAGAGAACTGTCGCAAAATAACCGGGTATCGCAGCTCGTACACTTCTGCATCGGTGATTCGAGTGTTGGTCATATGGACATGGACACCGGATGTACCATGCCAGGTTGGTCCAGCGCCAGAACCACCACATATGGTCTCGCCGACGCCGAAGCCCGGGATGTCGTTGCCATTTTCGTCTAGTCCACCCATGCCGAATGAGATGATATTGCAGCATCCTTGCGAGGCTGCACATGCTTGGAAGGCTCCTAGGACGACATCCGTGATACGTTGTGACGTGATGGGGTTTCCAGCGCAGACGGCTGCGTATCCAGATGGATTGATAAGCGTGCCGGAAGGAATGATGACGTTGATCGGCGCCAAACAGCCTTGGTTCAATGGTATGTCAACATCGATAAGGGCGCGCAAGCTATAAATGATTGCCGAATGGGCAATGGCTTTGGGGGCATTCAGGCAGTTGAACGTCTCTCGCCCGGTACCAGTGAAGTCGAACTCGGCAGATCCGGTCTCTGCATCGATGCGGATTTCTAATCTAATCTCTGTACCATCGTCCATGAAGTCAGAAAAGCGGAGGGGCTGTCCGGCGGCCTTTCTGCCAATTGTCTTAAGCAGTTCCCGTACTGCGGTTTCGGCATTCTTTTTGATGGCGTCCATGTAGAAGTGGACTACATCAAGCGTGTTCTCTTGAACGAGACCTTCGAGCAACTGTGCACCCTTCTGGTTGGCTGCAATAGCTGCTTTTAGGTCGGAGACATTGTCTTTGTAAGTGCGAGTGCCACTGCAACCTGGGTACGAGGCTGGCTCGTCATATAAGAACTTCCGCACCATGTCTTCGTCAAAACGGCCTTGTGATACCACCTTGAATCCCATGGTCATGGCACCTTCCTCATATAGCATTTTACTGTCTGAGGGCATAGACCCTGGCGCAATTCCTCCGATTTCGGCTGCGATTATATTAGACATGAGTATCCCATCAACGAGTGGTGTTCCTTACCATGGTGGCCTCGAGAGGCGACATAGAAGATGATCTTGCTTCCTAGCTGATCCCAGACAGGAGTAATGATAGTTATGTCCGGAAGATGCGTTCCGCCAGCAAGTGGATGATTGGTGAGGATGTGGTCTCCTGGCTTCAGGTTTCCACCGTACTGTTCATGCTGATACCGCACAGCATACTCCATACCTGAAATAGGCCCGAGTCAGCTGTCGTTGAGAAGTATAGGAAAGCAGCACTTACTGCCGAGGTGAACAGGAACATTAGGTGCGTTCGCCACAAGTTTTCCGTCGGGTGAAAACACTGCACAGGAAAAGTCCAATCGCTCTTTGATGTTGGTTGACACGGATGTCTTCTGGAACATCCGGCTCATCTGGTCGGCAACCGACATGAATCGATGACCAAAAATCGAAAGCTTGATCGGGTCGACCACCGTTGCGTTGTCGATTTGATTCTTGACCGACTGAACATTCAGGATTACATGGCGAGATAAGATAGTTGCCGATGCATGGGGTTCAACGACAATGGTTTGTGTCTTGTCGATGATCATGGCTGGTCCTTGGATGAAGCTGCCCGGCTTCAGGTGCTCTAAGAAGAAGACTGGCGTGGTGACACGCCCGACGCCTGCAAAATACACCTCTGTGGAGTCGCCCcggctttcttctccgatGTTTAATGTCGTAATAGATCGCAACTCGGGCTGCGGCGCCTCTGGGGGGACGGAGATGGCCTTGCCTACTCCACGTACACGTATATCTTCGACTAGGATATTGCGACCTgggaaggtgaaggagaattCGCGCTGATGCTCCTGAATGAATGCTGCCCCAAAATCTCCACCATCTGGTCTGAGGACCATCAGTGTATTATCGGTTCCTTGGTAGCGGAGATTAAGGTACACCTCATACTGTATGCGAGTCTCCTCAATACCGTCCGCGGTCAAGGCTTCGGTGACCTTTGCTTTGAGAACCTCAATACGGCCATTGATTATTTCCATTGCACTCGCGGTAAGAGCTCCGGACGCAGGTTCCTGGGCCTCATGCACCACATCAGCGAGAGCCATACCGTATGCGGAGAGAATCGACGAATAACGGTGGACTATGACGGTCTTTatggacaatgatgatgcaaTTGCACATGCATGTTGTCCACCTGCTCCTCCAAAACAGGCCAGGTTATGTGCTGAAGTGTCATATCCTCGTGCCTCGGTCAATGCCCGGATGGGCTTTGCCATAGATTCGTTTGCAACTTGAATAAATCCCAGCGCAATTTCCTCTGGTGTCTTGCGGTGACCTGTCTCTGCGTTAATTCTATCTGCCAGTTCCGTGAACTTTTGACGAGTGACCTCGACGTCAAGGGGCTCGTTTTCGTTAGGCCCAAAGATCTTGGGGAAATAGTCCGGGAGCAGACGGCCCAGGAACAAATTTGCATCAGTCACAGTCAATGGACCTCCTTTGCGGTAGCAAGCTGGCCCTGGATGTGCACCTGCAGATTCTGGTCCGACTACGAAGAGCCCATGGCGCCAGAACAGAATGCTGCCGCCACCCGCCGCTACTGTATTGATGTCTAGCTGTGGAGCCATCACTGTCACTCCTGAGATGGTGTTCTCAAAGGTATGTTCTAGCTTGCCGTCATACCGTGAGACGTCAGTACTGGTGCCGCCCATATCAAACCTAGCTATTCGGTCAGCGAGTACCCTCAACCTGACGCCCGGGATAAAACATACCCAATAACAGGTTTACCATCTTCTGGGTCAAACGAGGTGCCTGCGTAGCCTACAACACCACCTGCGGGCCCCGACAAAATTGCGCGCAAACCGGAGAACCTAAGCACAGTGAGTTTGACTCGGGCTTTCTAGATGGGAAGAAGGTAGTACTTTTGAAAGTTTACCAGACCACCGTCGCTTTGCATAAATTCGCAGCGCGTGTCTGACGATTGTAACCCGTCCTGAAAGCCAGAACGGAAACCTTGGATATATCGTTGAATCACCGGCGTTAAGTAGGCGTCTGCCGTAGCTGAAGCGCCTCGAGAGGTCATTTTTATCATAGGAAGCAGCTGGCTCGAGAGCGAGATCTGCGTGAATCCGATCTCGTTGGCAATCCTCTCGATAGCCAACTCATGCTCTTGGAATGTATATGAGTGTACGAGACAGACAGCGATGGAGCGATATCCTTCATCAAAAAGCTTTTGCAAGCTCTGTCTCGTCTTCGCCTCGTCGAGAGGTTCTAAGACGCGGATGACCTCTCCACTGACGCCCTTCTTCAGGTAAGAGTCTGTCTCCAATGCCGCTTCAAGGCGTTCTTTATCTGGAACAGGATTCTGTTGATAGCCCTCTATAGTGACTCGCTCTTCGATCTCGACCACATCTTCATAAAGCACGTCGGGTCGCTGGATGTTCAAAGCAAAGAGCTTAGGACGCGACTGAGTCCCAATGCGAAGTGCATCCTTGAAACCCTTTGTGATCAGAAGCGCCACCcgttctccttttctctctagCAAGGCATTCGTGGCGACCGTCGTTCCCATACGGATACTGACGCTGCCAAAATCCGATGTGGTGAGTTTCTGGTCGCGGGGAAAGCATTTCCCTGTTGCTTGTTCGAGAATCCGGCGGATGCCTTCAATTGGGGCGTCTGCGTAATTACCCGGATCTTGCGAAAGCAGCTTGACGACAATGTCATCCTTGCGGCCTTCTACGATCCCCAGACAATCAGTGAACGTGCCACCACGGTCTACAAATGTCAGCTTTGCGGTCACCCGTTTCAGGCCGCGTAACTCACCAATGGCGATTTTGATATTGAGTTTCGATGAAGAcatgattatttattaatattaccaGAAGATATGCACTGAACTGTTTCTCCCAATGGCCGGCGTGGCCTTTATAGATTGGGCTCCGGCATTCATCTCCAACAGCGCTCGCCCCAACGCCGGCGCTATCTTATCGTGCCCTATCATGGGACCTTGACGGTACTTCGTTATCGGCCTCGCTCCGACCTTCCCCTCGCCTTAGCCTTTCGGGGCATAGAGTTCTGATAACAAATGCCGGCGTCGTTATCAGGTGCATCTATATGATGCTATAAAACTGACACTCGACGACATGGTCGGGGTGCTTCTCCCACCTCATCAATGCAGATGCTACACTGGTCGCTATGACTACCGACCAGAAGAAACCTGGCCTTGACAGCAGCGCCTCCAATGGGGAGAAACTTAAGCATGGCCAGATGGACATCCTCGACCATCGGTCGGGgcaagatgaagatgttgcAGTACAGTTTCTCGCCCAGCTCGATCCCGCCATCATGGCGGCACCCATCTCCGACGCAGAGGCGCGACGCGTGCTGTGGAAGATTGATTTGATATTGATCCCATTGATCATGGTCACTTGTGTGCTCGCCGCAGTCGACAaggtcatcatctccaatgCCGCTATCTACGGTATGGAGACTGATACCCATCTCACTGGCAACCAATATTCCTGGGTGGGCTCGATATTCTACTTTGGCTACCTGCTCTTCGAGTACCCTGCTGCGCTACTCATCCAGCGGCTCCCCGTAGCCAAACTCTACGTGGGAATGGTCTTCGCTTGGGCAGTCATAATGTTGTGCACGGCCGCTACGCAGAACTTTGCAGGTCTGGCGACAGTGCGCTTCCTCATGGGCATGCTCGAGGCATCGGTGTttcccatctccagcatcctaACGGTCATGTGGTGGAAGACGAGCGAACAGCCTCTCCGGGTAGCCTTCTGGTTCAACCAGCTGTCGTCCGTCTTCTCTGGAGTCGTCAGCTACGGCATCGGACACACCCACACAGCACTACACCCCTGGCGACTACTCTTCCTTGTCCTCGGCGCATTTTCCATCCTCTGGTCAGGCGTCCTATacatcttcctcccagaCTCCCCAGTCCAATGCTGGTACTTCTCCGACCGCGAAAAGTTCGTCTGCCTCGAGCGCGTCAAAGACAACAACACGGGTATGGAAGACAAAACCATCAAATGGTATCAAGTGCGTGAATGTCTTCTTGACCCGAAGACATGGCTCCTAGCTCTGTTCTCGCTCGCCCAGAACATCCCCAACGGCGGCCTCGTCACCTTCTCCGCCCTCATCGTCACCGGACTCGGCTATTCCTCCCTGATCACCACCGTCCTAGGCATCCCCACCGGTGTCCTCGCCACCGTATGGCAGATCCTGCTCTCGTTCCTCGCCTCCCGTGTCCCCAATTCCCGctgtatcatcatcgccatctcaAACCTAGTTCCTATGGCCTGTGCCATCCTCATGTGGAAATTGCCCCGCTCCGACAAGCACGGCCTCCTCGCCTCCTACTACGTCTTCTACACCTACTGGGCACCCTACGTGCTATCCACTTCGCTCCCAATGGCCAATACCAGCGGTCACTCGAAGAAACTGACTCTAAATGCTATCTTCTTTATCGCATACTGCGTGGGGAATATCATCGGTCCGCAGGTCTTTCGCTCCACGGATGCCCCGAGTTACTCGCACGGATATGAAGGCCTGCTGGCTTGTCTGGTTGTTGCGATCGTCGCAATCTCAGCCTACGGAGTCCTCTGTAGATGGGAGAACCAGCGACGGGATCgtgaacagcagcagcagtctgTTACTGTCTCAGAGGATGCGGCATTTTCGGATCTAACGGATAAAGAGAAGAGATCATTCCGGTATACATATTAGTATAGTATGGATTTTGAACCAGTATTGACATtgtgaagaagaataatactattactagtaatTGTTAACACTAGAATGTGGCTACACCCTCATTCGTGACCACTAATATTGCTCGCAGTACTTACCCCAATCACTTAAACAAAAACAATACAGGGTTACCTACATCATACCAACTACCCACTTACTCCAAATAATTCCTTCTCCGCTTTACACAGTACTACGTACTAGCAAATACTTAGTAATAAATCAACCCAGATATCAACGAGCGGGGTAAACCCCGAGACGAGAACAAACGAATCATGTGGCCCAAGTTGGCCCAACATCTAACCGATAAGAACCCCTACTAACACTCAAAGTCGGTAACCGACCAGATAGCACTGCACTGCATAGCCGTATACATACGCCGGTTCTATACCCGCCCTATAAGAACAAGCAATGAGTCCAACCAAAGTGGGGAATCAGTAGCGGGGTGGATCCTTGCAGATGATAAGTAGGTATGATTTAAACGggcgggagggggaaggTCGGAACGAGGCCGCCCGGTTTGGTCTGCTGGCTCTTActttcattcattcttctgttctctgtTGGTTGATTATCTTGCTATCTGCTTGGAGGGGCTTTATCGTGATAAGGGATTGCGATACTAGTATCCCGGGGGGGTTAATCATGGTTGAGGGGAAGGCAGGTCGGTGCGACGTggatactaactaattacTCTCCGAGTAATTGACCTCGGAGGGGTTGTGGCTATTATTTCGAGGGTCTCTGGATTACtgtagttggttggtttgtaGCTTTGCTCGATACTCATAACTAGATAAATACTTCAGTTGAGTAGTGAAGGTGTGAACCAGAAGAACCATATCTAATACTTGGCTACCCTACCATGGACCGAAACACAAGAATCCTCATTGTCGGAGCTGGCTGCTTCGGTACTTCGACCGCTTATCATCTCGCCCAGCGCGGTTTCACGTCTATTCGCGTGCTGGATCGATATCCCGCGCCATCCTGCGAGGCCGCCTCAACCGATATCAGCAAGATCATTCGCAGCGACTATAACGAGCCGCTGTATGCACGTTTGGGAATCGAGGCGATTGCCGCCTGGAAGTCCTCGGATTTGTTTCGTGGGCTGTACCATGTCCCTGGCTGGGTTCTGAGCGCATACAAGCTGTCGTGCGCGTTTGTGGAAGGGTCGATTGAAACGTGCACCAAGCTCGGAGTTGAAGGATTGGAACGCCTGTCGACGCAGCAGATCCATGAGCGGTTTCCCCTTGTGACGGGCGAATTGGATGGGTGGAATATCAACGTCTGGAATCCGACGGCTGGCTGGGCGGCGGCCGGGGAAGCCTTGC belongs to Aspergillus luchuensis IFO 4308 DNA, chromosome 3, nearly complete sequence and includes:
- a CDS encoding uncharacterized protein (COG:E;~EggNog:ENOG410PGSZ;~InterPro:IPR002821,IPR008040,IPR003692;~PFAM:PF01968,PF05378,PF02538;~go_function: GO:0003824 - catalytic activity [Evidence IEA];~go_function: GO:0016787 - hydrolase activity [Evidence IEA]) is translated as MSSSKLNIKIAIDRGGTFTDCLGIVEGRKDDIVVKLLSQDPGNYADAPIEGIRRILEQATGKCFPRDQKLTTSDFGSVSIRMGTTVATNALLERKGERVALLITKGFKDALRIGTQSRPKLFALNIQRPDVLYEDVVEIEERVTIEGYQQNPVPDKERLEAALETDSYLKKGVSGEVIRVLEPLDEAKTRQSLQKLFDEGYRSIAVCLVHSYTFQEHELAIERIANEIGFTQISLSSQLLPMIKMTSRGASATADAYLTPVIQRYIQGFRSGFQDGLQSSDTRCEFMQSDGGLVNFQKFSGLRAILSGPAGGVVGYAGTSFDPEDGKPVIGFDMGGTSTDVSRYDGKLEHTFENTISGVTVMAPQLDINTVAAGGGSILFWRHGLFVVGPESAGAHPGPACYRKGGPLTVTDANLFLGRLLPDYFPKIFGPNENEPLDVEVTRQKFTELADRINAETGHRKTPEEIALGFIQVANESMAKPIRALTEARGYDTSAHNLACFGGAGGQHACAIASSLSIKTVIVHRYSSILSAYGMALADVVHEAQEPASGALTASAMEIINGRIEVLKAKVTEALTADGIEETRIQYEVYLNLRYQGTDNTLMVLRPDGGDFGAAFIQEHQREFSFTFPGRNILVEDIRVRGVGKAISVPPEAPQPELRSITTLNIGEESRGDSTEVYFAGVGRVTTPVFFLEHLKPGSFIQGPAMIIDKTQTIVVEPHASATILSRHVILNVQSVKNQIDNATVVDPIKLSIFGHRFMSVADQMSRMFQKTSVSTNIKERLDFSCAVFSPDGKLVANAPNVPVHLGSMEYAVRYQHEQYGGNLKPGDHILTNHPLAGGTHLPDITIITPVWDQLGSKIIFYVASRGHHAEIGGIAPGSMPSDSKMLYEEGAMTMGFKVVSQGRFDEDMVRKFLYDEPASYPGCSGTRTYKDNVSDLKAAIAANQKGAQLLEGLVQENTLDVVHFYMDAIKKNAETAVRELLKTIGRKAAGQPLRFSDFMDDGTEIRLEIRIDAETGSAEFDFTGTGRETFNCLNAPKAIAHSAIIYSLRALIDVDIPLNQGCLAPINVIIPSGTLINPSGYAAVCAGNPITSQRITDVVLGAFQACAASQGCCNIISFGMGGLDENGNDIPGFGVGETICGGSGAGPTWHGTSGVHVHMTNTRITDAEVYELRYPVILRQFSIRKGSGGRGLYRGGDGVIRELEFRIPLSASMLSERRVYRPYGLAGGEAGQAGLNLYVKKELDGTERTINIGGKMELKVQPGERIIIHTPGGGGWGTPSDGNAIPICSGNSLEENRVVFEARGSVHSFSATAEAAL
- a CDS encoding uncharacterized protein (COG:G;~EggNog:ENOG410QDIM;~InterPro:IPR020846,IPR011701,IPR036259;~PFAM:PF07690;~TransMembrane:12 (i69-95o107-126i138-159o165-185i197-216o228-248i297-320o326-349i361-379o391-409i421-442o454-474i);~go_function: GO:0022857 - transmembrane transporter activity [Evidence IEA];~go_process: GO:0055085 - transmembrane transport [Evidence IEA]) is translated as MTTDQKKPGLDSSASNGEKLKHGQMDILDHRSGQDEDVAVQFLAQLDPAIMAAPISDAEARRVLWKIDLILIPLIMVTCVLAAVDKVIISNAAIYGMETDTHLTGNQYSWVGSIFYFGYLLFEYPAALLIQRLPVAKLYVGMVFAWAVIMLCTAATQNFAGLATVRFLMGMLEASVFPISSILTVMWWKTSEQPLRVAFWFNQLSSVFSGVVSYGIGHTHTALHPWRLLFLVLGAFSILWSGVLYIFLPDSPVQCWYFSDREKFVCLERVKDNNTGMEDKTIKWYQVRECLLDPKTWLLALFSLAQNIPNGGLVTFSALIVTGLGYSSLITTVLGIPTGVLATVWQILLSFLASRVPNSRCIIIAISNLVPMACAILMWKLPRSDKHGLLASYYVFYTYWAPYVLSTSLPMANTSGHSKKLTLNAIFFIAYCVGNIIGPQVFRSTDAPSYSHGYEGLLACLVVAIVAISAYGVLCRWENQRRDREQQQQSVTVSEDAAFSDLTDKEKRSFRYTY